A region of the Aethina tumida isolate Nest 87 chromosome 3, icAetTumi1.1, whole genome shotgun sequence genome:
GTATAAAGAATGACGTGACGATTTTAAATAGTCTCCCTTGCAGAAATGCAGTAGTACCGGCAGAACTTTCGACACCTTGGGCATAAACTTGACGCTTTGCGCTACACTACATCGAAATTCGTATATTTCCGTTTCTTTCACGTCttccaaatcaattttatcagACTTGGGTATATACGTTTCGACATATGATAAAAACTCTTCCTGAGGTAAAATTATAGCCAGGCCACGGAGGCCTGTATTATCTTTACCCATTTCCTCCCTATCCTCGACATGTTGTTTTATGTAGAGTGCGGATTTTTGCCCTAAGTCAAGATgttcgtatttttttatttgataccaaAAGTTGACATATCGGGACTTCATCAAACAGTCAACAACTCGTTCAAAAACGGGTACAAGTGATTTAATATCATTCTTAAAATACCAAGTAACAATATCATCTCGCAAATAAAATCCATCGAGGTGGTTTAAcagaaaatctttaaaattgttgtcaaTTTCATTTCTATTCTTCTTGCATACCATTGATTTAATAACTTCTCGTAATTGATATGTAATATCATCAGGGTTTATGTTTGTTAGATACTCCACGAAACGAGGAACACTATACCAATCAACCGCTTTATCAGGAAATTTCTTGTTGAAATTTACTATATCACACATTAAACTGTAATCAAGATCTACAATATGCTCTTTTTTGGTCTTTTGTTTCGGAATTTCATCGATCAATTTCATGTAGTAGGTCCTTCGCAAATCTGGATCGTACTCTTCATCAAAGAAATACACTAGTTCTCTTAACTTAATCGTGTTACTAACCATTAATTCAAGGTATTCTTTAATAGGTTTGTCGTTACGATACAGAAATTCTACGTATTGGTACAATACCATAGAAAAGGGTTGATAGCTATCCTTCATGCTACATACTTTCCACATATCAACAAGGTAATTCCAATGACTTTCATTGAAttctttccatttaaaatgtctgaaaaaaaagtaaattgtaaGAACATTGGTAATGAATGTGCTtacagattaataaaaatattctgctCATAAAGGTTCTGTGAAACTAAAagtagaattaaataaaaaaagtgattgtgaaatgattaattttattaatttctttcaaataacataagttttattgtatatattgtaatgataatttactacttaaacataatttcatattataatgTGCCTATTATACATTAGTACATATTAAccccataataaaatatcacaatttatagtaataaataagactaataaatatactttctatgttagaaaagtattttattgtcCTCTGCAATGTAAATGAACTAGTACTTGCAATGAAATATCATCTTTCTGTAAAAACTGCTTTAGAAGTTCTTTATAATCACCACTATCTTGATCTATGCTGGTCAACAATTGTAAAGCAATcacatcaacaacaacattttGCTTATATTTCACGATAGATTTTATGAAATCCAACTTCTGCGTTTTATCAGCCAAAAGTAACccattaataaatcttatatAGCCGCTTAATTTAGAAGCGACAAATGTACCATATTCAGCACaagtattttctataaaatgtgtaacatttttagaatattcttCCAGATCAGCGTTAGtctcaagaaatatttttacaattctcAGTAAAACATActgtttaaaagtttctatTGGCAAAAATGTCTCGTCCCAATAAGTCGTAAACTTCTCCACTGCTtcctttgaaaaatattcttctttattttttgtaataaactcgttaaaaaagtttaaaatccTCACATCACCAACATCTTTCCAAAACGCTTCTTTATACTTATTAATtgcagaaaaaattaatttgaaagaatCGATTCTGTTTTCGCACAGCAAAAACAACACCGCATATCTTAAAATCGTGAAACCATCAAGGACACTTTTTCTGTTAAGGAAATGTTGACCAATCATTTTCTGATTAAATTCTACGGGTAACTGTTTCAGTAAATCTTTGTTAACCTGATTCAAAAGAGTTGTGAGGTATGATTTAACAGGTAAGTTGTCAGCATTTTTCTCAAAATAGTCCCATGCAGCATGCCAATACAAATGACGATATCTCTTCGTCACATTACACGAAGCCAAATTTTTTAAGGACTCTTCGTCAGActtgtcaataaaattaatgtattcctTGACCAAATTCCACGTCTCTTGGGAcggattttttaagaaatacttAACTGCTGTGGAATACaagtgttttttaattgaaagatTTTGTTCTTTGGTTGCAAAGAATTTTAACTTATCAATCACCACAGTTGCTTTGGAAATCTGACAAGACAAAAACAGAGAATGCTTTCTAACAGAAACCGCCTGCTTCGAGAGATTATTCAAAACTAATTCCATTTTGTTTTCTGGTACTCTATTTGTGGCACTATAAAGAGACTGCAAATTTTTTCCGAGATAATCTCCTATGCAGAAATTTTGAATCAGAGGTAAAGCAACCGACATGTTgggtaaaaatttcaaatgctCCGCGACAGCACATTGCAATCGGTACAAGTCGCTGGCTTCTGGATCATCCATATCCACTTTTCCGGATTTAGGAGAGTATtgcataaataattgtaagcAATCCTCCGGACTCAAAGTGTAGAGTAATGGttttactgattttattttatgttcaaCTTTTTGCTCACTAAATAGCTGTTGTTTTAAGTACATCGAGGCCTTCTCATCAAGTTTTAAgtgactatattttttaattttgtaccatAAATTAGGCTGTTTTGTGTTAACGAAATTGTATCTAAGCATTGTTTGAACAAATCCATCAAAATACTTagcaaaaataagtatttcgttattaaaaaACCACTTTACGGTATGAATGTCGTAAGTCTTAGgaatattagataaataaagttGCATAACTTCAGTTTCAAATTGatttctgttaattttgcATATCAATTTTCTTTCTGTTTTTGCATAGTATTGATACTTTTCCTTCTTCAATTTAAGCAACGTGACAAATAaaggaatattataaaaatcgaTAGCCTGGTGAGGACAAGActcattaaattcaataattgtcGACAAAAGACTATCAACTGTGGCTTGAAAATTGTCTTTTGATTCTATTGGAATTTGCTCAATCAATTGTAGCATTATATGTTTCGAAATTTCAGGACTATATTTCCAGTCACAACAATGGGAGAATGTATGTGATTCTAATATTTCCTTGGTATATAAATCTACCATTTCTTTTACTGGcttgttatttttatgcaaaaatacaatattataaaatagaagCATTGATTCAGGTTGCctctcatttttcattttgtgcAATTTCCACAAGTCAACCAAACAGTTCCAGTGAGTCTCGTTAAAatcttcatatttaaaatggctggaaatgaacaaaattttattaatatttgagatattaattttgactacctaatattttcttttctttttctttaacaaaatataaaataaagggCTTCATGAGCTATCAAAATTAcccaataattgttaaattgaagatgaatgaataaattaaaacataaaggTTACCTAGTAATAGTAGAAAGAAAGTTGTGTCTGGTGTAAGTGTCATCATTCCTGTGTCTCTTACAGAAATAAGCCATAACGTCCTCCAAAACCTTCAAATCCTTGTGATAAGCACAAAAGTCCACCATTAATTGACAAAGATTTCTTCtatcattaatattagatGTAAGATTGATTTTATCTTTGAGTATAGGAATGCTCTTGCTTAGTGGTAGAAATTTGAGGAAATTGTTGTCGTTAGATTTGTCGTATTCTTTCTTAGCGACTACTTCACATTTCTCGGGATTAGCAGACATCATGCATTCTAATATTTCCGTATCACCCATCCAGTCCTCATTTTCCGTGATGTCTTTGTTGTACACTTTCTTATATGTATCTGCCAAGAGACTGTACTGTCTTTTTGAAGGAGCATGTCTAAGATACCAACTACAGTAATCCACTTCATTTGGAACTTTCTGCTTTGGGAACAAATTGAAGTAAAACTGTTCAAAATCCTTCTGCAGTTTTCTCGCCACTGCGCTCGGCTTGAGGATACCAGTGTATGACTTAGGATTCGCAATTATGTCGTCCTTTTTCAATTCGATGATTTTTTTGGTTGTTCTCGTGCCGACTTTAACGCTCATTTTGCACTTGTCTCGCagcttgaaaaaaaaatccaagtcTCTCTGCGAAAtgtactttagaaattttgtgTCGCTAAAATGTTTATCTGTGTTCTTGTAATATTCTTcagcataaattaaaactaaatttggaTCCttcttaaagaaaatttgaaggTGACCAGAgtgcaattttatttcatggtTCCTTAAAACATCTGTGATTTTTTCCACAGTACAGTAACAAAGGAAATTTGTAGCCAAGAAGAGGCCATATCTGTCCATTAACGCGTCGAAGAGTTTATCATTTTTCTCTTCACAAAAATTGCCACTAACTTTCTTTAATACCTTCATTCGAACAGAATATGACAACTctgaaaatgaaattgtatGATTGATATTAGTTTGATAGAGAttgtattagtattatttgttattatagttaataattatcaatttttacaaattcataCCTGGTAAAAATTGGTTGACCAGCTCCTCAATGCTGACATCATTGAAAACTTCTTGAAAACACCAACCATCTTTGATAATCTTGCTAGTATAAATATCATTTCCTTCTTTCAGTAACTCTAGTAGTTCATTCTTTCTCTTTAACCAGATCAAAATTTCTAAGCGAAATAAACTTTCCAGAAAGGTCTTTGGGACCAAGTTTTTGACAAGTTCATCTTGGTTTTCATTAAGCAATTCAGCTTTTAACAAAGCATGGAAATTCCTTTTTCTTTCACCTATTGTTACACCTTCAATAGAGTGAAACTTTTCTATGAAAGTTGTCATTGTGCCTCTGTAAAAAAATCGTTAATATCAAATCAAAGGTAACagcaaaataacataaaaacaaaatgtagaAAAGCTTAGGAAACTTAATCGTAATTagattataaacataatttcttttataattaattttacagaaaGTGATACATTTAGCTGTAATAAGATTTACATGATTACACTTATTTAAACCTTTTTCGTCcctaaatgtttaataattaaatatctttaataataaataattaatttcctatatcatatttataattaagtatgaGTCATACTTATTGGGTTTGGTTAATTTCTGCAATCAAGTCTAATTTACATACATTCAATCATACAATCatacaacaattaataataaaacaataatgataaataaatgttaaacctTTTCAGcaccaaaaaattattttgaaagaacAGTAACCTGAAAAGAACACAGTATaccaataaacataaatatctcAACCAATAAAAAAGAGAAAGATTTTGTCACGTGGATGTTTTGAGATCACGTGCACACTcatcaatattataatattttatattaccaaaaaataatctaaattagattgtgaaaaaattacaattttgaaatttatttactatatgtatccttttatttaaataataaaattataattattttcaggttCTAACCTAAAAAATTTGACAACTAACATAACCTAAATATTAAGCAAgtcacaaacaattttattcattatgaaCAAAAAACATGCTAAATGTATTccgaaatttaattcataaatcaaCCTTCAGGAGAATATTTACTACATCAACGATggcaaaaagtaaatttgaatacgTGAAATCGTTCGAATCCGACGAAAACATTCTACCAAACTGTTGGATTGTGGTACGAATAGACGGCAGAGCATTCCACAAGTTCACAACGAAACACAATTTTGAAAAGCCAAACGATCCGAGAGCCTTGTGGCTCATGAATAAAGCTGCAAGTGTTGTTATGGAGGAATTCAAAGATATATTATTGTCATATGGACAGAGTGATGAGTATTCGTTTGTTTTGAGAAAAGACACAACTTTATATAATAGACGGAAGAGTAAAATTATGACCTACATCAATAGTTTATTTAGTTCTTCATATGTGTTCTTTTGGAATGAATTTTTCAaagatgttaaattaaaatatccacCAGCATTTGACTCCAGAATTGTATTGTATCCTACTGATGAAAATTTAAGGGACTATCTAAGTTGGAGGCAGGCAGATTGTCACATAAATAACTTATATAATACTGCATTTTGGGCCCTAGTACTAAAAGGTGGTTTGACTAATACTGAGGCTGAGAAAAGATTGTGTGGTACATTCTCCAGTGATAAAAATGAGttattatttactgaatttaataccaattataataatgagcCAATTATGTATAGAAAAggcacaattttattaaggaagaaaattaaaagccCCAAAAATGGGAAATATAAGTTAGTCATCCTTCCTCTACATGAAGACATGATACAAGATCACTTTTGgaaaaagaattttgaaattttacaaattgagCCCTGCCAGAATTATGAATGGCCAAATGAATTGGAATTACCTGAATTAGTGAAGAAGCAACTTAGACTGGATAATGAATCAATGACAtcatgaaaatgtaaatatatttttttatttatataagttttctatgagtaatataaatgaacatttatattgttgttttatttcactttGATATTGGTGAaggaaatgtaaataaattcaattttatagaaaacatactatattaaaataaataacaaaattaatttgtcatatttttaacaagaaaattacaaaagtcTTGTAGGTTCTTAGTGAATTTTAAGCACAATGATGGTGAAAATTATATGActgatgtaattaaaattcaatacacCTACATTATCTACGAACTACAAaacattgaataatatattgcaTAACAGAACCTGTGAAACCTACTaactacttaattattttttgaataagaagcccaaaaataattttaattttattgttacacataaattaatgaaaatggtTTCTGTAGCAACAaagtgattttaaaaaataaaaggaatttgttcaaaaaaatacaatatagaaataacaaaaaccCATTATAAtaccaaaattgaaattaattctgtatattgtaaaaattataaaaaataaaatcacatacAAAAGATTTCCCTGGGGAAAATATCTTATCAAGAAtagattgttttaaaaaactttaaaaaatttcattcttGCGACATCTGCTGTTGTTGCTGTATAAATTCATCATAGACTCTCACCAGTTCTTCACCAACTGACTTTTCTATCAACTGACCATCACAACCGTCATAAATCGACCTGTCCTTATTGTAAGGATTGCGCAAGTGtctacaataaaacaaattgttttgaattgtataaaaaattattaaaaatagtataccTTGTTTTGTTGTAAGGTAAATCAAATTTGTACAACCAATCAAGTGTAGCAGTGGGCTTGCcaaccattttattaaaactgacaAACTTGGCGATACCTTGAAATATAGAACTGCCGAGCACAGTGAAGATCAATCTGACCTCCTTTTCtctctataattaaaacataaatcaatGTATTGACAATCCCATACTAACATATACCATTACCGAACTATAATGCATGATCTTCTTCTCAGTTTGCGGTGAAAAAACCCAAGTGTGCTTGCTAAAAGCAATGTTCACACTTTTAACCTGTTTCGGCTTGATAAGAACGTAAATGACATCGTCCTGTATATCCGGAAAACGCTCCTCTATTAATTTCTCCCCAAAATTACTCGCCTGCGAGTAATCGTACAAGGTGCACGCCGACTGAAAATTGCGTTCGAACCCTTCCTGGTTCATTAAACCATGGTTGTGAGAACGTCGGTGTAAGTGGTTGTGAGAACGCACTCCGTATTGCGAATCATCGGACGGAAATCTGCGCCTGGATATTCTATACATTAGCAAATGATTTGAAATAACTGAGACGCAAATACCTATCGGGTATGTTGTGGAAGAAAGAAGGTCTGACTCCTATTCCGGCAGCTTGCGGTAGTCTCAGGTTCTGGTCCTCATACATCAGGACGGAGTGCAACGTTTGCACGATCCTGGTCTCAAATTTCCCATATGGGGCTGATGGATTGTATAATACCTTGTCAACGAGGTGACGTACGCACATTCTGAATCGCAAAATGAACTCGTTGATGCCCTCTATCTCCAGCCACTTGTCCACAAGGAATGTACTCCCACACACAGGTTCCGTCACGTTGCCGCACACCAAAGCGATCTGCAAGAAATGTTCTGAGTTACAAATGTTCAACTAGAATATGGGGAAATGTTACCGTAATGGGTGAGATGGCAGTGATTCCCTTGAtcgcaaaattatttttggttttgACGAGCTCGTCGAATACTAGCCACGTGGCAATTTTTGGTGCCTTCGATAGAACGCTCGTATGTGGTATATACACCTTTTTCTCGTGCCTAAACaacaatgtattaaataaaatccaacAATATACAACCATAAATGTACCTAGTACTGACAGTCGATGCGTTGCTGGGGAACGCTAAATTGGGGTACAACCCCGCACTAATCACAGCCTTGACCAGCGGCCAACTATCAGCCAGTTTATTAAACTCGTGAATGTTTACCTGGGGAATCAACCCCATCGCTCTGAGTTGGCTAAGAAGTTGACGCCTCGTATCCAGAATCGCTTCCATGGCGGActtggaaataaaatat
Encoded here:
- the LOC109596331 gene encoding uncharacterized protein LOC109596331 isoform X1 — its product is MTTFIEKFHSIEGVTIGERKRNFHALLKAELLNENQDELVKNLVPKTFLESLFRLEILIWLKRKNELLELLKEGNDIYTSKIIKDGWCFQEVFNDVSIEELVNQFLPELSYSVRMKVLKKVSGNFCEEKNDKLFDALMDRYGLFLATNFLCYCTVEKITDVLRNHEIKLHSGHLQIFFKKDPNLVLIYAEEYYKNTDKHFSDTKFLKYISQRDLDFFFKLRDKCKMSVKVGTRTTKKIIELKKDDIIANPKSYTGILKPSAVARKLQKDFEQFYFNLFPKQKVPNEVDYCSWYLRHAPSKRQYSLLADTYKKVYNKDITENEDWMGDTEILECMMSANPEKCEVVAKKEYDKSNDNNFLKFLPLSKSIPILKDKINLTSNINDRRNLCQLMVDFCAYHKDLKVLEDVMAYFCKRHRNDDTYTRHNFLSTITRHFKWKEFNESHWNYLVDMWKVCSMKDSYQPFSMVLYQYVEFLYRNDKPIKEYLELMVSNTIKLRELVYFFDEEYDPDLRRTYYMKLIDEIPKQKTKKEHIVDLDYSLMCDIVNFNKKFPDKAVDWYSVPRFVEYLTNINPDDITYQLREVIKSMVCKKNRNEIDNNFKDFLLNHLDGFYLRDDIVTWYFKNDIKSLVPVFERVVDCLMKSRYVNFWYQIKKYEHLDLGQKSALYIKQHVEDREEMGKDNTGLRGLAIILPQEEFLSYVETYIPKSDKIDLEDVKETEIYEFRCSVAQSVKFMPKVSKVLPVLLHFCKGDYLKSSRHSLYSVSYRVPENQLDLHLETLSSRSVSVRKHALFLACNIFKRQVVMDKLKEFGSKETNSSLKKHLYSASVNYFVRNPSEETWYLVKTYMDFIDTYDSESLKQLCDCNITKKYFSLYWQCVWEYFEKNKQNITKSPSYMATLLSKVNKELILGLPYKLSENIISESFLNKENKISHHHGITKFAVYFLLYENRADTHKLVFDLVEKYKEAHWKHPNVSHNDILTFFNEFIEMFDNEVFTKDTVIKFSAFWESVFTPVEAFKQYVVLKIIKIFKESEGNLDLYSKSVASFIEETYTVYGPLIISKLAGFIQKINEKCLKEDDELIFIENVAKYKQTVACDVIALELVSKFGDGNDKVKEIMKRISESDNISFQILLNLKANERSF
- the LOC109596315 gene encoding probable tRNA(His) guanylyltransferase; this encodes MLNVFRNLIHKSTFRRIFTTSTMAKSKFEYVKSFESDENILPNCWIVVRIDGRAFHKFTTKHNFEKPNDPRALWLMNKAASVVMEEFKDILLSYGQSDEYSFVLRKDTTLYNRRKSKIMTYINSLFSSSYVFFWNEFFKDVKLKYPPAFDSRIVLYPTDENLRDYLSWRQADCHINNLYNTAFWALVLKGGLTNTEAEKRLCGTFSSDKNELLFTEFNTNYNNEPIMYRKGTILLRKKIKSPKNGKYKLVILPLHEDMIQDHFWKKNFEILQIEPCQNYEWPNELELPELVKKQLRLDNESMTS
- the LOC109596331 gene encoding uncharacterized protein LOC109596331 isoform X2; translation: MTTFIEKFHSIEGVTIGERKRNFHALLKAELLNENQDELVKNLVPKTFLESLFRLEILIWLKRKNELLELLKEGNDIYTSKIIKDGWCFQEVFNDVSIEELVNQFLPELSYSVRMKVLKKVSGNFCEEKNDKLFDALMDRYGLFLATNFLCYCTVEKITDVLRNHEIKLHSGHLQIFFKKDPNLVLIYAEEYYKNTDKHFSDTKFLKYISQRDLDFFFKLRDKCKMSVKVGTRTTKKIIELKKDDIIANPKSYTGILKPSAVARKLQKDFEQFYFNLFPKQKVPNEVDYCSWYLRHAPSKRQYSLLADTYKKVYNKDITENEDWMGDTEILECMMSANPEKCEVVAKKEYDKSNDNNFLKFLPLSKSIPILKDKINLTSNINDRRNLCQLMVDFCAYHKDLKVLEDVMAYFCKRHRNDDTYTRHNFLSTITSHFKYEDFNETHWNCLVDLWKLHKMKNERQPESMLLFYNIVFLHKNNKPVKEMVDLYTKEILESHTFSHCCDWKYSPEISKHIMLQLIEQIPIESKDNFQATVDSLLSTIIEFNESCPHQAIDFYNIPLFVTLLKLKKEKYQYYAKTERKLICKINRNQFETEVMQLYLSNIPKTYDIHTVKWFFNNEILIFAKYFDGFVQTMLRYNFVNTKQPNLWYKIKKYSHLKLDEKASMYLKQQLFSEQKVEHKIKSVKPLLYTLSPEDCLQLFMQYSPKSGKVDMDDPEASDLYRLQCAVAEHLKFLPNMSVALPLIQNFCIGDYLGKNLQSLYSATNRVPENKMELVLNNLSKQAVSVRKHSLFLSCQISKATVVIDKLKFFATKEQNLSIKKHLYSTAVKYFLKNPSQETWNLVKEYINFIDKSDEESLKNLASCNVTKRYRHLYWHAAWDYFEKNADNLPVKSYLTTLLNQVNKDLLKQLPVEFNQKMIGQHFLNRKSVLDGFTILRYAVLFLLCENRIDSFKLIFSAINKYKEAFWKDVGDVRILNFFNEFITKNKEEYFSKEAVEKFTTYWDETFLPIETFKQYVLLRIVKIFLETNADLEEYSKNVTHFIENTCAEYGTFVASKLSGYIRFINGLLLADKTQKLDFIKSIVKYKQNVVVDVIALQLLTSIDQDSGDYKELLKQFLQKDDISLQVLVHLHCRGQ